A window of Cohnella herbarum contains these coding sequences:
- a CDS encoding RNA polymerase sigma factor produces the protein MSSSRTHRTIDAIWRMESAKLIAGLTRMVRDVGLAEDLAQDALVVALEKWPESGIPENPGAWLMTTAKRRAIDLMRRTKLRDQKYVEIAHNMDLFTEDDIDQVLDGEIGDDLLRLIFMTCHPVLSQDARVSLTLRLLCGLTTDEIARSFLVAESTIAQRIVRAKRTLSAEKVPFELPTGERLHSRLSAVLEVIYLMFNEGYSATSGDHWMRPLLCQEALRLGRVLAEIAPHEPEVHGLVALMEIQSSRFKTRVNSLGEPVLLMDQNRTQWDRLLIRRGLSALDRSRKQGRPLGPYSLQAAISACHAEARTVAETDWIRISALYEALSRVTPSPIVELNRAVALSMAFGPAFGLQIVDELRSEAALKEYHLLPSVRGDLLTKLGRYEEASTEFELAASMTKNDRERKLLRNRAAECESKITKAD, from the coding sequence GTGAGTTCGTCCCGTACCCATCGAACCATCGACGCGATATGGCGAATGGAGTCGGCGAAGCTTATCGCGGGGTTGACGCGAATGGTCAGGGATGTAGGTCTCGCGGAAGATTTGGCTCAGGATGCTCTGGTCGTTGCTCTTGAGAAATGGCCGGAGAGCGGCATACCGGAAAATCCGGGGGCCTGGTTGATGACGACCGCTAAACGTCGCGCCATCGATCTTATGCGCAGGACTAAGCTGCGCGATCAGAAATACGTAGAGATCGCTCACAATATGGATTTGTTTACGGAAGACGACATAGATCAAGTATTGGACGGAGAGATCGGCGACGATCTTCTTCGTTTGATCTTCATGACCTGCCATCCGGTATTATCGCAAGATGCCAGAGTGTCGTTGACGCTTCGCTTATTGTGCGGACTTACGACGGATGAAATCGCGCGTTCATTCCTCGTAGCCGAATCGACGATTGCTCAGCGAATCGTCCGTGCCAAAAGAACGCTTAGCGCCGAGAAAGTTCCATTTGAATTACCAACCGGCGAACGACTTCATAGTCGTTTGTCCGCCGTCCTCGAGGTAATCTATTTGATGTTTAACGAAGGGTATTCGGCAACCTCGGGAGATCATTGGATGCGACCGTTGCTCTGTCAGGAGGCGCTGAGGTTGGGGCGCGTCCTTGCCGAGATTGCTCCGCATGAGCCGGAAGTTCACGGTTTGGTCGCCTTAATGGAAATTCAATCTTCGCGGTTTAAAACCCGCGTAAACTCGTTGGGTGAACCCGTACTTCTGATGGATCAGAACCGTACTCAGTGGGATCGCCTGTTGATCCGCCGCGGGTTGTCGGCGCTGGATCGCAGCCGGAAGCAGGGACGACCGCTAGGTCCCTATTCCTTGCAAGCGGCGATATCGGCTTGCCATGCCGAGGCTCGGACTGTAGCAGAGACGGATTGGATACGCATCTCGGCCCTATATGAAGCGTTGTCTAGAGTAACGCCATCGCCGATCGTCGAATTAAACCGGGCGGTCGCCCTATCCATGGCGTTCGGTCCGGCCTTCGGACTCCAAATCGTCGATGAGCTTAGAAGCGAAGCGGCCCTTAAGGAATACCACCTTCTGCCAAGCGTAAGAGGCGATCTTCTGACGAAGCTTGGAAGGTATGAAGAGGCCAGTACGGAATTTGAACTTGCGGCTTCGATGACCAAGAACGATCGCGAGCGGAAGCTACTACGGAACAGGGCCGCGGAATGCGAATCGAAAATAACGAAAGCGGATTAA